The genomic DNA TGCGGGATTCGCAGCGCTTCCGGCTGGTATGTCAGCGGCGCTGCGCCGACCTCAATCGTTTCGCCCGGCAACGGTGTGCCGTACAGAAATGCCGACGACACCGCATCGACCATTGCCGACGCGAGCTCGACTGGATTGTTTCGGCCGACCAGTTCTTGCACGATCGCCGGCGGCGCTACGCCGCGCGTCAGATTGTGGGCGATCCAGTCGCGGACTTCGGCGGGAAAACGGACGGTTATCGACATCGGAATATCGCAGCTCAAGCTGAACAGGTTGTGAACACAACAACATCCAGCCACCATGATAACGATTGTCGACTGCATTAGCGAATGAAAATGTCAATTCTCGAAGCAAAAATGATCGGTAGGACAGGAGAAAAATTGTGCCCATATTTCTCTAAAAACGAATGAGGAACGGTGCGAGCATTTATTACTTCCGCGTCGATAAGGTTTACTAATTGCATGACAAAAATCTCATATTAGTGAAGCAATGCGAAAAGGGCCGCGCAGCGAATCTGTTCTGTCATTCAAGAGACATACGGCGATGCTTTAATTCGGCATCCAGAGATAATTCGACAATTTTTAATGTCGAAGATCGATATGTACTCCAACGCTGATTTATTAACAGGTTAAAAATGGACCGCCGTACATTTATCAAATGGAGCGGTTTTATGACCGTTTCCGCCGCAAGCACCACGATATTGAGCGCATGCGGAGGGGGCGACGATTCGCCTTCCAGCAGTAGTGCCGCGGCGAGCGGCGGGCCTCTTTCGTTCTCGCAGGGCGTCGCTTCCGGCGACCCGCAGCCGGACAGCGTCGTGTTGTGGACGCGCGTGTCGGGCGGCGATGGCATCCGTGACGTGAATGTCGGTGTGCAAGTGTCGACCACGGCCGATTTCACTTCGCTGGTCGTCAATACCACGGTCGCGGCGAGCGCGGATTGGGACTACACGCTGCGCCATCAGATCACGGGCCTGAGCGCGAACACCATTTACTTCTACCGCTTTATCACCGGCGGCGTAACCAGCATGACGGGTCGCACCTGGACCCTTCCGGCCTCGGGGCAGGCCCTGACGCAGTTGAAATTCGCTGTGATTTCGTGCCAGGACTGGAGCGTGAATCACTGGGCGGCGTTCGACGCCATGCAAAACGAAGATATCAATTTCATCGTGCATGTGGGCAATTATGTGTATGAGCAGATCGGTATCACTCTGCCGATCCAGCCGGCGCGCGATCCGCAGCACCCCGCTTTCAAGCTGCCCAACGGCACCGCGTTGCCCGATGGCTCGACTTACGCGACCACGCTGGCCGACTATCGCACGCTGTACATGACGTACCGCAGCGACCCGCGCCTGCAGCGTCTGCATGCGAACTGGCCGATGATCGCGATCTGGAACGACCACGAGTTTTCGAGCGACAGCTGGCAGGATCACGAGACCTACACGTCGGCCGAGGCCGAGCAGACCGCGCGCCGGCGCAGCGCCAATCAGGCGTGGTTCGAATTCATGCCGACCAACGTCACGTTCAACGCCGCCAATACGTCTTTCCAGAACATCCAGATCTATCGCTCGTTCACCTTCGGCAATCTGGCCACGCTGGTGATGACCGATGAGCGTTTGTATCGTGCGGCACACGAGGTGGCGGAACAGGTGTCGGGCAACCCCGTCGGCAGCCGCTACTTCGTTCCGAAAGCGACCGTGGACGCTGCCGAACAGGCCAGACTGACGGCCAGCAACAATGCGCTGACGCCCGTGTCGATGCTTGGCGATACGCAGCGGCAATGGTGGCAGGATCAGATGAGCACGGCCACCACGACCTGGAAATTGTGGGGTAACGATGTGTCGCTGCTGCGCATGCAGGCGGACATGTTCGCAGCCCTGACGGATGCGCTCACCCAGACCGT from Paraburkholderia edwinii includes the following:
- a CDS encoding alkaline phosphatase D family protein, whose translation is MTVSAASTTILSACGGGDDSPSSSSAAASGGPLSFSQGVASGDPQPDSVVLWTRVSGGDGIRDVNVGVQVSTTADFTSLVVNTTVAASADWDYTLRHQITGLSANTIYFYRFITGGVTSMTGRTWTLPASGQALTQLKFAVISCQDWSVNHWAAFDAMQNEDINFIVHVGNYVYEQIGITLPIQPARDPQHPAFKLPNGTALPDGSTYATTLADYRTLYMTYRSDPRLQRLHANWPMIAIWNDHEFSSDSWQDHETYTSAEAEQTARRRSANQAWFEFMPTNVTFNAANTSFQNIQIYRSFTFGNLATLVMTDERLYRAAHEVAEQVSGNPVGSRYFVPKATVDAAEQARLTASNNALTPVSMLGDTQRQWWQDQMSTATTTWKLWGNDVSLLRMQADMFAALTDALTQTVLQTAAGLGTFETQFHTAIQADLTAAVAGNLVPAPFTNLDTFARGLGFDEDDVQATIAALNTLIPPYSVLTTMLMNADQWDGYNAERLSLMSFLTNNSIRNVVALTGDLNAFAAGTVMNDFDAATPVPVMVDLVTAGISSTSLFTSYVTFVNNPANHLGWLGKVAPATGPNSLDTMLTSNNSWLAYADTNAQGYSVITLTPGTLTCNFRKLAPVSPTGQVPTAANAVASTRVVTVQANTAEVTVSPM